Proteins from one Escherichia coli genomic window:
- a CDS encoding alpha/beta hydrolase, with protein MKTVSIKHTYWDIAADIYFPDDFNSEKKYPAIISAHPIGSCKEQTSGSVYGAALAKAGFIVIAFDASFQGSSGGEPRYLEDPTMRVKDFSIVVDYLTTLPYVDAGRIGVLGICGGGGYAINAAMTERRIKAIGTVTGANYGRLMREGFTALNPIGALEAMAQQRTDEANGAKLRVDDLLPSSPEAALEAGLTEIDLFEATEYYRSPRGCAPNGVNRSLFSHQTVAVGWDAFHLAEVLLTQPLMVVVGDRVGAFGAYRDGCEIIGRAASKHKELVVVEGYSHYDLYDKPEPVKQALDKLIPFYKTHL; from the coding sequence ATGAAAACTGTTTCGATAAAACACACTTACTGGGATATAGCTGCTGATATCTATTTCCCTGACGATTTTAATAGTGAAAAAAAGTATCCTGCCATTATCAGTGCCCATCCAATTGGAAGCTGCAAAGAACAGACATCGGGTAGTGTGTATGGTGCCGCCCTGGCAAAAGCTGGCTTTATCGTCATTGCTTTTGATGCCAGTTTTCAGGGAAGCAGCGGTGGAGAACCGCGTTATCTGGAAGATCCAACAATGCGAGTAAAAGACTTCAGCATTGTCGTTGATTACCTTACCACCTTACCTTACGTTGATGCCGGGCGTATTGGTGTACTGGGTATTTGTGGTGGAGGTGGATATGCCATTAATGCCGCAATGACAGAACGTCGGATTAAAGCCATTGGTACTGTCACGGGTGCTAACTACGGGCGTCTTATGCGTGAGGGATTTACAGCGTTAAATCCTATCGGAGCACTCGAAGCAATGGCGCAACAAAGAACAGACGAAGCTAACGGCGCAAAACTTCGCGTAGATGATTTGCTCCCTTCTTCTCCGGAAGCAGCTCTTGAAGCGGGATTAACAGAAATAGACCTTTTTGAAGCAACAGAATATTATCGTTCGCCACGAGGCTGTGCGCCTAATGGGGTAAATCGTTCGCTATTTTCACATCAGACTGTTGCCGTGGGCTGGGATGCTTTTCATCTTGCAGAAGTCCTGTTAACTCAACCACTAATGGTTGTAGTGGGCGATAGAGTGGGCGCTTTTGGTGCCTATCGTGACGGCTGCGAAATTATTGGTCGTGCAGCCTCAAAACATAAAGAGTTGGTCGTGGTTGAAGGTTATTCACATTACGACCTGTATGATAAGCCAGAACCTGTGAAACAGGCGCTCGATAAATTAATTCCTTTTTACAAAACACATTTGTAA
- a CDS encoding NADH-dependent flavin oxidoreductase, producing the protein MTNKHPSLFSPFMLTEKIKLRNRIVMAPMTTWSANPDGTISEQELEFYKRRSQNVGLVITGCTYVTPSGIGFTHEFAAYDDRFINSLEKLAAAAQSGGAPAILQIFHAGNKAIPELVPNNDVISASASSVKSGDFMKSVVQSREMTENEIQETIRAFGDVTKRAIKAGFDGIELHGAHGFLLQNFFSPLFNQRNDRWGGDLEGRMRFPLAVLQEVKNVVYEYATKPFAIGYRISPEESATGGLRIEDTYKLLDRLISSGISYIHTSLVSINDSYPVESPNGPRTIELILNHIAGRVPVIAAGKIRTPSQAQEAISAGLPLVAIGKGLVINPEWVTLAESGRGHEIQTALNPQRVPELTIPDKLWDQIQASKGTGWFPLMD; encoded by the coding sequence ATGACAAATAAACACCCATCATTGTTTTCTCCTTTTATGCTGACAGAAAAAATAAAGCTACGTAATCGTATCGTTATGGCCCCTATGACGACCTGGTCAGCGAATCCTGATGGAACCATCTCTGAGCAAGAACTCGAATTTTATAAACGCCGCTCACAAAATGTTGGTTTAGTAATAACAGGATGTACCTATGTCACGCCAAGCGGCATTGGGTTTACTCATGAATTTGCCGCGTATGACGACCGTTTCATTAACAGCCTTGAAAAGTTAGCTGCTGCAGCCCAAAGTGGGGGTGCTCCGGCTATTTTGCAGATTTTCCACGCCGGTAATAAAGCCATCCCGGAGCTTGTACCAAATAACGATGTTATTAGTGCCAGCGCATCAAGCGTAAAATCTGGTGACTTTATGAAGAGTGTGGTACAAAGCAGGGAAATGACTGAAAACGAAATTCAGGAAACCATTAGAGCATTCGGAGATGTCACAAAAAGGGCGATTAAAGCAGGTTTTGATGGCATTGAACTTCATGGTGCGCACGGATTCCTTCTACAGAATTTCTTCTCCCCTCTATTTAACCAGCGTAATGACCGATGGGGAGGAGATCTCGAAGGACGTATGCGCTTCCCGCTGGCCGTATTACAGGAAGTAAAAAATGTAGTCTATGAATATGCGACAAAGCCCTTTGCCATCGGTTACAGAATATCTCCTGAAGAATCTGCAACAGGGGGGCTGCGGATAGAGGATACTTATAAACTCCTTGATCGGCTCATTTCATCCGGTATTTCGTATATACATACCTCGCTGGTCAGTATTAACGATAGCTACCCTGTTGAGTCGCCAAATGGCCCCCGAACTATTGAATTGATTTTAAATCATATTGCAGGCAGAGTGCCGGTAATCGCTGCAGGTAAAATACGCACACCGTCTCAGGCTCAAGAAGCAATTTCCGCTGGCCTGCCACTTGTTGCGATCGGTAAAGGGCTGGTGATAAATCCAGAATGGGTGACTTTAGCTGAATCAGGTAGAGGCCATGAAATTCAAACAGCCCTTAATCCACAACGCGTTCCTGAATTAACCATTCCGGATAAACTATGGGATCAAATTCAGGCATCGAAAGGAACTGGCTGGTTTCCGTTAATGGATTAA
- the ykgR gene encoding small membrane protein YkgR, which produces MKENKVQQISHKLINIVVFVAIVEYAYLFLHFY; this is translated from the coding sequence ATGAAAGAGAATAAAGTACAGCAAATCAGTCATAAACTGATTAATATCGTTGTTTTTGTCGCAATTGTAGAATACGCCTATTTATTTCTCCATTTCTATTAA
- the ykgM gene encoding type B 50S ribosomal protein L31 has protein sequence MKPNIHPEYRTVVFHDTSVDEYFKIGSTIKTDREIELDGVTYPYVTIDVSSKSHPFYTGKLRTVASEGNVARFTQRFGRFVSTKKGA, from the coding sequence ATGAAACCCAATATCCATCCTGAGTATCGTACTGTGGTGTTCCATGACACCAGTGTTGATGAGTACTTTAAAATCGGCTCGACTATCAAAACAGACCGTGAGATTGAGCTGGATGGCGTAACGTATCCGTACGTAACAATTGATGTCTCTTCGAAATCGCACCCGTTCTATACAGGGAAGCTGAGAACAGTGGCATCAGAAGGAAATGTTGCACGGTTCACCCAACGTTTTGGTCGTTTTGTTAGCACGAAAAAGGGGGCATGA
- the ykgO gene encoding type B 50S ribosomal protein L36: MKVLNSLRTAKERHPDCQIVKRKGRLYVICKSNPRFKAVQGRKKKR, translated from the coding sequence ATGAAAGTCCTTAACTCTCTGCGTACCGCAAAAGAACGCCATCCAGACTGTCAGATTGTGAAGCGAAAAGGACGGCTGTATGTGATTTGTAAATCTAATCCACGTTTTAAGGCCGTTCAGGGTCGTAAGAAAAAACGTTGA
- the ykgL gene encoding protein YkgL, with translation MQAAPQREGAEWLVQSKRELIPAYRGEVGQQININIMEYSERNVRQLALNELKEYISRKINVGVINTPTLIRSDY, from the coding sequence ATGCAGGCTGCTCCGCAAAGGGAGGGGGCGGAGTGGCTTGTTCAGTCTAAAAGAGAGTTGATACCAGCATACAGGGGCGAAGTTGGTCAACAAATCAACATTAATATAATGGAATATTCGGAGAGAAACGTCAGGCAGTTGGCTTTAAATGAACTTAAAGAATATATTTCCAGGAAAATTAATGTTGGTGTAATCAATACACCAACATTAATCCGGTCTGATTATTAA
- the ecpR gene encoding ECP biosynthesis operon DNA-binding transcriptional regulator EcpR, producing MEYQNRSDKYIWSPHDAYFYKGLSELIVDIDRLIYLSLEKIRKDFVFINLNTDSLTEFINRDNEWLSAVKGKQVVLIAARKSEALANYWYYNSNIRGVVYAGLSRDIRNELAYVINGRFLKKDIKKDKITDREMEIIRMTAQGMLPKSIARIENCSVKTVYTHRRNAEAKLYSKIYKLVP from the coding sequence ATGGAATATCAAAACCGTTCTGATAAATACATCTGGTCTCCCCATGACGCCTACTTCTATAAAGGACTCTCTGAACTGATTGTGGATATCGACAGATTAATTTATCTATCGCTGGAGAAAATTAGAAAAGATTTCGTGTTTATCAATCTCAATACGGATTCTTTAACTGAGTTTATAAACCGTGATAACGAATGGTTATCCGCGGTAAAGGGGAAACAGGTCGTATTGATTGCGGCCAGAAAGTCAGAAGCCTTAGCAAATTATTGGTATTACAACAGCAATATTAGGGGCGTGGTATACGCTGGGCTGAGTCGTGATATTAGAAACGAATTGGCCTATGTGATTAATGGCAGGTTTCTCAAAAAAGATATTAAGAAAGATAAAATCACTGACCGGGAAATGGAAATTATCCGCATGACGGCCCAGGGAATGCTGCCTAAATCGATTGCCAGAATTGAAAATTGTAGTGTGAAGACAGTGTATACCCATCGGCGTAATGCTGAGGCCAAGCTGTACTCAAAAATATATAAGTTGGTTCCGTAA
- the ecpA gene encoding common pilus major fimbrillin subunit EcpA — protein MKKKVLAIALVTVFTGMGVAQAADVTAQAVATWSATAKKDTTSKLVVTPLGSLAFQYAEGIKGFNSQKGLFDVAIEGDSTATAFKLTSRLITNTLTQLDTSGSTLNVGVDYNGAAVEKTGDTVMIDTANGVLGGNLSPLANGYNASNRTTAQDGFTFSIISGTTNGTTAVTDYSTLPEGIWSGDVSVQFDATWTS, from the coding sequence ATGAAAAAAAAGGTTCTGGCAATAGCTCTGGTAACGGTGTTTACCGGCATGGGTGTGGCGCAGGCTGCTGACGTAACAGCTCAGGCTGTAGCGACCTGGTCGGCAACAGCCAAAAAAGACACCACCAGTAAACTGGTTGTGACGCCACTCGGTAGCCTGGCGTTCCAGTATGCCGAAGGCATTAAAGGCTTTAACTCACAGAAAGGTCTATTTGACGTGGCTATTGAGGGTGACTCAACGGCTACCGCCTTTAAACTGACCTCACGTCTTATCACCAACACCTTAACCCAGTTGGATACCTCAGGTTCCACACTGAATGTGGGCGTGGATTATAACGGCGCGGCAGTCGAAAAAACTGGCGATACCGTGATGATCGATACCGCCAACGGCGTACTGGGCGGTAACCTTAGCCCGCTGGCTAACGGTTACAATGCCAGCAATCGTACCACCGCACAGGATGGTTTCACCTTCTCCATCATCAGCGGTACCACCAATGGTACCACCGCAGTAACCGATTACAGCACTCTACCGGAAGGCATCTGGAGCGGCGACGTTAGCGTACAGTTCGACGCTACCTGGACCAGTTGA
- the ecpB gene encoding fimbrial chaperone EcpB yields the protein MKKHLLPLALLFAGISPAQALDVGDISSFMNSDSSTLSKTIKNSTDSGRLINIRLERLSSPLDDGQVIAMDKPDELLLTPASLLLPAQASEVIRFFYKGPVDEKERYYRIVWFDQALSDAQRENANRSAVATASARIGTILVVAPRQANYRFQYANGSLTNTGNATLRILAYGPCLKAANGKECKENYYLMPGKSRRFTRVDTADNKGRVALWQGDKFIPVK from the coding sequence ATGAAAAAGCACCTTCTGCCTCTCGCTCTGCTGTTTGCCGGAATATCTCCGGCCCAGGCGCTGGATGTCGGCGATATATCATCGTTTATGAACAGTGACAGCAGCACGCTGAGCAAAACAATCAAAAACAGTACCGACAGTGGCCGCCTCATCAATATCCGTCTCGAACGGCTCTCTTCACCGCTTGACGACGGGCAGGTTATCGCAATGGACAAGCCGGATGAGTTGCTACTCACTCCCGCCAGCTTGCTGCTACCCGCCCAAGCCAGCGAAGTGATCCGCTTCTTCTATAAGGGACCAGTAGATGAAAAAGAGCGCTACTACCGCATTGTCTGGTTTGATCAGGCCCTCAGTGATGCGCAGCGCGAGAATGCCAACCGCAGCGCTGTGGCCACTGCTTCCGCCCGCATCGGCACCATTCTGGTCGTCGCCCCCCGCCAGGCGAACTACCGCTTTCAGTACGCCAACGGCTCCCTGACAAATACAGGAAATGCGACGCTGCGGATCCTCGCCTACGGCCCCTGCCTGAAAGCCGCCAATGGTAAGGAGTGTAAAGAGAATTACTACCTGATGCCGGGCAAGTCGCGTCGTTTTACCCGCGTGGACACGGCGGATAACAAAGGACGGGTTGCACTTTGGCAGGGTGATAAGTTCATTCCCGTGAAATAG
- the ecpC gene encoding fimbrial usher EcpC, translated as MPLRRFSPGLKAQFAFGMVFLFVQPDASAADISAQQIGGVIIPQAFSQALQDGMSVPLYIHLAGSQGRQDDQRIGSAFIWLDDGQLRIRKIQLEESEDNASVSEQTRQQLMTLANTPFNEALIIPLTDNAQLDLSLRQLLLQLVVKREALGTVLRSRSEDIGQSSVNTLSSNLSYNFGIYNNQLRNGGNNTSSYLSLNNVTALREHHVVLDGSLYGIGSGQQDSELYKAMYERDFAGHRFAGGMLDTWNLQSLGPMTAISAGKIYGLSWGNQASSTIFDSSQSATPVIAFLPAAGEVHLTRDGRLLSVQNFTMGNHEVDTRGLPYGIYDVEVEVIVNGRVISKRTQRVNKLFSRGRGVGAPLAWQIWGGSFHMDRWSENGKKTRPAKDSWLAGASSSGSLSTLSWAATGYGYDNQAVGETRLTLPLGGAINVNLQNMLASDSSWSSIGSISATLPGGFSSLWVNQEKTRIGNQLRRSDADNRAIGGTLNLNSLWSKLGTFSISYNDDRRYNSHYYTADYYQNVYSGTFGSLGLRAGIQRYNNGDSNANTGKYIALDLSLPLGNWFSAGMTHQNGYSMANLSARKQFDEGTIRTVGANLSRAISGDTGDDKTLSGGAYAQFDARYASGTLNVNSAADGYVNTNLTANGSVGWQGKNIAASGRTDGNAGVIFNTGLEDDGQISAKINGRIFPLNGKRNYLPLSPYGRYEVELQNSKNSLDSYDIVSGRKSHLTLYPGNVAVIEPEVKQMVTVSGRIRAEDGTLLANARINNHIGRTRTDENGEFVMDVDKKYPTIDFRYSGNKTCEVALELNQARGAVWVGDVVCSGLSSWAAVTQTGEENES; from the coding sequence ATGCCTTTACGACGGTTCTCCCCAGGACTGAAAGCCCAGTTTGCCTTCGGCATGGTCTTTTTGTTCGTTCAACCCGATGCCAGCGCTGCTGACATAAGCGCGCAGCAAATAGGTGGGGTGATTATTCCGCAGGCCTTCAGTCAGGCGCTTCAGGACGGCATGAGCGTCCCGCTCTATATTCATCTCGCCGGTAGCCAGGGTCGCCAGGACGATCAGCGAATCGGCAGCGCTTTTATCTGGTTGGATGATGGACAGTTACGCATCCGGAAAATACAGCTGGAAGAGAGTGAAGATAACGCCAGTGTCAGCGAACAAACTCGACAGCAGCTGATGACTCTGGCGAACACCCCGTTCAATGAGGCCCTTATCATCCCCCTGACTGACAACGCGCAGCTGGATCTCAGCTTGCGCCAACTGCTGCTGCAGCTGGTGGTCAAGCGCGAAGCACTGGGCACCGTACTACGCTCACGTAGCGAAGACATCGGGCAATCCAGTGTTAACACCCTCAGCAGTAATCTGAGCTATAACTTCGGCATCTATAACAACCAGTTGCGTAACGGCGGGAACAATACATCCAGCTATCTGTCGCTAAATAACGTGACAGCACTGCGCGAACATCATGTGGTACTCGACGGCTCGCTGTATGGGATCGGTAGCGGTCAACAGGACAGTGAATTATATAAAGCGATGTATGAACGCGATTTTGCTGGTCACCGATTTGCCGGTGGAATGCTCGACACCTGGAACTTGCAGTCCTTAGGGCCGATGACCGCCATTTCAGCAGGGAAGATTTACGGCCTTTCCTGGGGAAACCAGGCCAGCTCCACCATCTTCGACAGCAGCCAGTCGGCCACGCCAGTGATCGCCTTTTTACCTGCAGCGGGCGAAGTACATCTCACCCGTGATGGGCGGTTACTGAGTGTTCAGAACTTCACCATGGGCAATCATGAAGTGGATACCCGAGGTCTACCGTACGGTATTTACGATGTGGAAGTTGAGGTGATCGTTAACGGTCGCGTGATCAGCAAACGCACCCAGCGGGTCAATAAGCTGTTTAGCCGGGGGCGCGGTGTCGGTGCGCCGCTGGCGTGGCAGATATGGGGCGGCAGCTTTCATATGGATCGCTGGTCGGAAAACGGGAAAAAGACGCGACCAGCTAAAGATAGCTGGCTAGCAGGTGCCTCGAGCTCCGGCTCACTGAGTACGCTTAGCTGGGCGGCAACGGGATATGGATACGATAATCAGGCCGTGGGTGAAACCCGTCTGACGCTACCGCTTGGGGGGGCGATCAACGTTAACCTGCAAAATATGCTGGCCAGTGACAGCTCATGGAGCAGCATCGGCAGCATCAGCGCCACTCTACCGGGAGGCTTTAGTTCGCTATGGGTTAATCAGGAAAAAACCCGCATTGGCAATCAATTGCGACGTAGCGATGCCGACAACCGTGCAATCGGCGGCACACTCAACCTGAACTCACTGTGGTCGAAGCTGGGCACATTCAGCATCAGCTACAATGATGACCGCCGTTACAACAGCCATTATTACACGGCAGATTACTATCAAAATGTCTACAGCGGTACCTTTGGTTCGCTTGGCCTGCGAGCCGGTATTCAGCGCTATAACAACGGCGACAGCAACGCCAATACAGGAAAATATATCGCTCTCGATCTCTCGCTACCTCTGGGCAACTGGTTTAGCGCAGGGATGACTCATCAAAACGGCTACTCCATGGCAAACCTGTCAGCACGCAAGCAGTTTGATGAAGGGACCATTCGCACTGTTGGTGCAAATCTGTCACGAGCCATCTCCGGCGATACCGGTGATGACAAAACCCTCAGCGGTGGGGCGTATGCACAGTTCGACGCTCGTTACGCCAGCGGAACGCTGAACGTCAATAGCGCGGCGGACGGCTACGTCAATACCAACTTGACCGCCAATGGCAGCGTCGGCTGGCAGGGTAAAAACATCGCTGCCAGCGGGCGGACTGATGGCAACGCTGGGGTGATATTCAACACCGGGCTGGAGGACGACGGTCAGATCAGCGCCAAAATCAACGGGCGGATTTTCCCGCTTAACGGCAAGCGTAACTATCTCCCGCTCTCTCCCTATGGAAGATATGAGGTGGAGTTGCAGAACAGCAAAAACTCACTCGACAGCTACGATATCGTCAGCGGCCGCAAAAGCCATCTGACCCTCTATCCAGGCAATGTCGCCGTCATTGAGCCAGAGGTGAAGCAGATGGTTACCGTCTCCGGTCGTATCCGTGCAGAAGACGGCACACTGCTGGCTAACGCACGGATTAACAACCATATCGGCCGAACCCGAACCGATGAAAACGGCGAGTTTGTCATGGACGTGGATAAGAAATACCCCACTATCGATTTTCGCTACAGTGGCAATAAAACCTGCGAAGTGGCACTGGAACTCAACCAGGCGCGCGGTGCCGTCTGGGTCGGTGATGTGGTCTGCAGCGGCCTCTCATCGTGGGCGGCGGTGACGCAGACAGGAGAAGAGAATGAGAGTTAA
- the ecpD gene encoding fimbrial adhesin EcpD, whose translation MRVNLLIAMIIFALFWPATALRAAVSKTTWADAPAREFVFVENNSDDNFFVTPGGALDPRLTGANRWTGLKYTGSGTIYQQSLGYIDNGYNTGLYTNWKFDMWLENSPVSSPLTGLRCINWYAGCNMTTSLILPQTTDASGFYGATVTSGGSKWMHGMLSDAFYQYLQQMPVGSSFTMTINACQTSVNYDASSGARCKDQASGNWYVRNVTHTKAANLRLINTHSLAEVFINSDGVPTLGEGNADCRTQTIGSRSGLSCKMVNYTLQTNGLSNTSIHIFPAIANSSLASAVGAYDMQFSLNGSSWKPVSNTAYYYTFNEMKSADSIYVFFSSNFFKQMVNLGISDINTKDLFNFRFQNTTSPESGWYEFSTSNTLIIKPRDFSISIISDEYTQTPSREGYVGSGEPALDFGYIVTTSGKTAADEVLIKVTGPAQVIGGRSYCVFSSDDGKAKVPFPAMLSFITRNGATKTYDAGCDDSWRDMTDALWLTTPWTDISGEVGQMDKTTVKFSIPMDNAISLRTVDDNGWFGEVSASGEIHVQATWRNIN comes from the coding sequence ATGAGAGTTAACCTACTGATAGCGATGATAATCTTTGCGCTATTCTGGCCAGCAACCGCGCTCAGAGCTGCAGTGAGCAAAACAACCTGGGCGGATGCTCCGGCACGCGAGTTTGTGTTTGTCGAAAACAACTCAGACGACAACTTTTTCGTCACTCCTGGCGGGGCGCTGGATCCGCGCCTGACCGGTGCCAACCGCTGGACCGGTTTAAAATACACTGGCTCAGGAACCATCTATCAACAAAGCCTCGGCTACATTGATAACGGTTACAACACCGGCCTTTATACCAACTGGAAGTTTGATATGTGGCTGGAAAATTCGCCGGTTTCATCTCCTTTAACTGGCTTGCGCTGCATCAACTGGTACGCAGGGTGTAATATGACCACCAGTCTTATCCTGCCGCAAACCACCGACGCCAGTGGATTTTATGGCGCGACGGTGACCAGCGGCGGCTCGAAGTGGATGCACGGCATGTTGTCAGACGCGTTTTACCAGTATCTGCAACAAATGCCCGTTGGCAGCAGCTTTACGATGACCATCAATGCCTGCCAAACCTCAGTGAACTATGACGCCAGCAGCGGCGCGCGCTGTAAGGATCAGGCCTCCGGCAACTGGTATGTTCGCAACGTCACCCATACGAAAGCAGCAAATTTGCGGTTGATAAATACCCACTCGCTGGCGGAGGTATTTATCAACAGCGACGGAGTACCGACTCTGGGGGAAGGGAACGCCGACTGCCGGACGCAAACCATCGGCAGCCGTTCAGGATTAAGTTGTAAGATGGTTAACTATACCCTGCAAACAAACGGGCTCAGCAACACCTCAATCCATATATTCCCGGCGATCGCCAACTCGTCGTTGGCCTCGGCCGTCGGGGCGTACGATATGCAGTTCAGTCTGAATGGCAGTTCATGGAAACCGGTGAGCAATACCGCTTATTACTACACCTTCAACGAGATGAAGAGCGCAGACTCGATCTATGTTTTCTTCTCGAGCAACTTCTTTAAGCAGATGGTGAACCTGGGGATCAGCGATATCAACACCAAAGATCTATTCAACTTTCGCTTTCAGAACACCACATCACCGGAGTCTGGCTGGTATGAATTTTCTACCTCCAACACGCTGATTATCAAACCCCGTGATTTCAGCATCAGTATTATCTCCGATGAATATACTCAGACACCGTCGCGAGAGGGATATGTCGGCAGCGGCGAACCGGCACTCGATTTCGGCTATATCGTAACCACCAGCGGTAAAACAGCTGCCGACGAAGTGCTGATCAAGGTGACCGGACCCGCGCAGGTGATTGGCGGACGCTCCTATTGTGTCTTCAGCTCCGATGACGGTAAGGCGAAAGTACCATTCCCGGCGATGCTTTCCTTTATTACCCGCAACGGAGCTACAAAAACCTACGATGCCGGGTGCGATGATAGCTGGCGGGATATGACCGATGCGCTGTGGCTAACCACACCGTGGACTGATATCTCTGGCGAAGTGGGGCAGATGGATAAGACCACTGTCAAATTTTCAATTCCAATGGATAACGCCATTTCGCTGCGTACGGTAGATGATAACGGCTGGTTTGGCGAAGTCAGCGCTTCAGGAGAGATTCATGTTCAGGCGACGTGGCGTAACATTAACTAA
- the ecpE gene encoding fimbrial chaperone EcpE yields the protein MFRRRGVTLTKALLTVVCMLAAPLTQAISVGNLTFSLPSETDFVSKRVVNNNKSARIYRIAISAIDSPGSSELRTRPVDGELLFAPRQLALQAGESEYFKFYYHGPQDNRERYYRVSFREVPTRNQTRRSPTGGEVSTEPVVVMDTILVVRPRQVQFKWSFDQVTGTVSNTGNTWFKLLIKPGCDSTEEEGDAWYLRPGDVVHQPELRQPGNHYLVYNDKFIKISDSCPAKPPSAD from the coding sequence ATGTTCAGGCGACGTGGCGTAACATTAACTAAGGCGCTGCTGACAGTGGTCTGTATGCTGGCGGCACCTTTGACACAGGCGATTTCGGTCGGCAATCTGACATTTTCGCTGCCGTCCGAGACTGACTTTGTCAGCAAACGTGTAGTGAATAACAACAAAAGCGCACGGATATACCGTATTGCCATCAGTGCCATCGATAGCCCAGGCAGCAGTGAATTGCGCACTCGACCGGTGGATGGTGAACTGCTTTTCGCTCCCCGCCAGCTGGCATTGCAGGCTGGTGAGAGCGAGTATTTTAAATTTTACTATCATGGTCCACAGGATAACCGCGAGCGCTACTACCGGGTCTCATTCCGCGAGGTCCCCACTCGCAACCAGACAAGACGTAGCCCAACCGGCGGCGAGGTCAGCACGGAGCCGGTGGTGGTGATGGATACCATTCTGGTAGTACGACCTCGTCAGGTTCAGTTTAAATGGTCCTTCGACCAAGTGACAGGAACGGTAAGTAACACCGGCAACACGTGGTTTAAGCTACTGATTAAACCAGGATGTGATTCGACCGAAGAGGAAGGCGACGCCTGGTATCTACGTCCGGGAGACGTAGTTCATCAGCCTGAGTTACGTCAGCCGGGGAATCATTATCTGGTCTATAACGACAAATTCATTAAGATTAGCGATTCCTGTCCTGCTAAGCCCCCTTCGGCGGACTAA
- the ykgJ gene encoding YkgJ family cysteine cluster protein, whose product MSNLNPCMTCGACCAFFRVSFYWAEADDAGGTIPARLTEQISPFHRCMSGTNQKNPRCIALAGTPGKNACCTIYKNRSSTCREFAMSGENGVVNEACNRARAKYGLTPL is encoded by the coding sequence ATGAGCAATCTGAATCCATGCATGACGTGTGGTGCCTGTTGTGCATTTTTCCGCGTCTCTTTTTACTGGGCCGAAGCCGACGATGCTGGCGGTACCATTCCCGCCAGGCTCACTGAACAAATATCCCCTTTTCACCGATGCATGAGCGGTACCAATCAGAAAAACCCCCGATGTATTGCCCTTGCAGGAACACCGGGCAAAAATGCCTGCTGCACGATATATAAAAATCGATCGTCCACGTGCAGAGAATTCGCCATGTCTGGTGAGAACGGAGTCGTCAATGAGGCTTGCAATCGTGCAAGAGCTAAATACGGGCTGACACCGTTATAA
- the yagU gene encoding YagU family protein, producing MNIFEQTPPNRRRYGLAAFIGLIAGVVSAFVKWGAEVPLPPRSPVDMFNAACGPESLIRAAGQIDCSRNFLNPPYIFLRDWLGLTDPNSAVYTFAGHVFNWVGVTHIIFSIVFAVGYCVVAEVFPKIKLWQGLLAGALAQLFVHMISFPLMGLTPPLFDLPWYENVSEIFGHLVWFWSIEIIRRDLRNRITHEPDPEIPLGSNR from the coding sequence ATGAATATATTTGAACAAACTCCACCGAACCGCAGACGTTATGGTCTTGCTGCATTCATTGGGCTAATTGCTGGCGTTGTTTCCGCATTTGTGAAGTGGGGGGCTGAAGTTCCATTGCCGCCACGTAGCCCGGTGGATATGTTTAATGCAGCGTGTGGCCCGGAATCATTAATCAGGGCTGCTGGGCAAATTGATTGCTCCCGTAATTTTCTCAATCCTCCGTATATTTTTCTTCGAGACTGGCTGGGGCTGACAGATCCAAATTCGGCTGTTTATACCTTTGCCGGGCATGTCTTTAACTGGGTTGGTGTTACGCACATTATCTTTTCGATAGTGTTTGCTGTCGGTTATTGTGTGGTCGCTGAAGTATTTCCAAAAATTAAACTCTGGCAGGGCTTACTGGCAGGTGCTTTAGCCCAACTTTTTGTTCATATGATTTCATTCCCTCTCATGGGACTGACGCCACCTCTGTTTGATCTCCCGTGGTATGAGAATGTTTCTGAAATTTTTGGACATTTAGTCTGGTTCTGGTCCATTGAAATTATTCGCAGAGATTTACGAAACAGAATTACTCATGAGCCAGACCCTGAGATCCCTTTAGGCTCAAACAGATAA